Part of the Streptomyces antimycoticus genome, TACAGCGACCGGCACCTGGTCGAATGTCTGCGCGAAGGCGCGAGCCAGTTCGGCTGGGAGCACCGCCCCGCCACTCCTGCGAGCAGGCGCGAGGGACGGTGGCTGGTCGGCTACGGGATGGCCGTGGCCATCCGGGTACATCTCCAAGGGCCGGCCGCGGCGCGGGTGCGGTTGGAGGCGGATGGCACCGCCGTCGTCCAGACGGATATGACCGACATCGGCACCGGGACGTACACCATCCTCACTCAGGTCGCGGCCGGCGGGCTCGGTCTGCCGCCCGACCGGGTGCGCATCGAGCTCGGGCGTTCCGACAACCCCACAAGCTGGGGATCCGGTGGCTCGTGGGGCGCCGCGAACTCCAGCACCGCGGTGCACCGGGCGTGCGCGACGCTGCGCGAGAAACTGCTGGCCGAGGCGCACGACGACACGCGCTCCGCGCTGCGGGGCCTGGACCCGGCAGACGCCGTGTTCTCCGAGGGCGACGTCCGCATCGGTGGGGCGTCGGAGCCGCTGAGCGAGCTGGTCGCGCGCAACCACCCCGGCGGTGTGGAGGCGGAGGGCGAGACCCGCTTCATGGGCGATGAGCCCAACTACACCAACTACTCGATCCACACCTACGGAGCCCATTTCGCCGAAGTGGGCGTCGACGCGGACACCGCCGAGATCCGGCTGCGGCGGATGCTCGGCGTGTTCTCCGTGGGCCGCCTGCTCAACCCGAAGACGGCCCGCTCGCAGCTGATCGGCGGCATGATCTGGGGCGCCGGCGCCGCCCTCGAGGAAGAGGCCGTCGTCGACCCACGCTCCGGCGCCTTCGTCAACCGGGACTTCGCGCAATACCTGGTGCCCGTCAACGCCGACATCCCCGACGTCGAGGCCGTCGTCCTGGACGGATACGACGACAAGGCCAATGTCCTCGGCGCGAAGGGTATCGGCGAGGTGGGCATCTGCGGGGCCGGTGCGGCGGTGGCGAACGCGGTGTTCAACGCCACCGGTGTGCGTGTGCGCGACTTCCCCATCACGCTGGAGAAGCTGTTGCCCGGGCTACCACCCATGGAGGACGCCTGAACGCGCGCGACGGCCATGCCGATGTGTCGGCCGGCAGGACGTGCTTCGAGAGGCTGGGCAGCCTGGGTTCTGTCCGGCGGATCATGTGAACACTAGGCTGCGGCGATGGACCGAGTGAGCGACATGCCCGAGATTCTCGCCCAGCCCGCGGATCCGGCCCGGGTGAATGACTACGACAGCTTCGCCGAGGCGTACTCGGCGGAAACCGAGAACAGCCTCGTGAACGCCTACTACGCGCGGCCCGCGATGTTAGCCCTCGCCGGAGACGTGGCCGGTCGCCGGGTGCTGGACGCCGGCTGCGGCTCGGGGCCGCTGTCCGCCGCGCTGCGCGAGCGCGGTGCCGTCGTCACCGGGATCGACGCCAGTGCCGGCATGCTGGCACTGGCCAGGCGGCGGCTGGGTGACGACGTGGCCTTGCACCTGGCCGACCTGGGCGACCCCCTGCCGTTCGCCGACGGGGAGTTCGACGACGTGGTCGCGTCGCTGGTGCTGCACTATCTGGAGGACTGGGGGCCGACACTGGCCGAGATGCGGCGCGTACTCAGGCCCGGCGGCCGGCTGATCGCGTCGGTGGACCACCCTTTCGTGGCTTACACGTTCCAGGAATCTCTGCCCGACTATTTCGCGACCACCAGCTATACCTTCGACTGGGCGTTGAACGGGCAGTCGTTCCCGATGAGGTTCTGGCGCAAGCCGTTGCACGCGATGACCGGTACCTTCACCAGCGCCGGCTTCCGCGTTGCCGTCATCAGCGAGCCGCAGCCCGATCCGGCCGCCCGTGAACTGTTCCCCGACGGCTTTCATGACCTTTCGACCAAACCCACCTTCCTGTTCTTCGTCGTCGAGGTGCCGCCGTCGGCTGCCGGCTCGGACGAGTAGACGGCGGGGGCCGCCGCGGCGGCGGCGTCACGCGCCGGAGCCGCCCACGGCCGGCCGCCGGAGGCGACCGACCAGCGCGGCCATGCTCCGCGCGGTCCTGAAGTTGTCCATCTGGAGATCCGCGCCGCGCACGGCGATGCCGTACGTCTGCTCCAGGTGCACCACCAGCTCCATGGCGAAGAGCGAGGACAGCCCGCCGGAGCCGAAGACATCCGCGTCGGCAGACCAGGTTTTCCCGGTCCGCAGTTCGAGGTGGTGCAGCAGTTCCGTCTCGATGTCGCCCGGGTCGCCCAGGGGCTCCGGAACCGCCCGGTCTGATGGCATGGCCATGCCCTTTTCTCCCTCGTGCTCGTAGAAGCGCCTTCGATCCGCCCCGGGGCCTCGTCGTCCGGCCGTCGCCGGTCGAGGTCGACCGGCGACTCCGCCATCCCGTGCCCAGTCGCCCGCGCTCACTCCTCCGAACGGCTCACCTCGGAGCGCTCGGGCCGCGGGGGGACCAGATCGCCCGAGGGTTCCGTGTAGAACTGCTGCGCCCACTGCCGGTACCGGCCGATCGGACCGTCGCCCTTGGCGAGCCGGGGGCGCGCGACGTGCTCCTGGTGGTGCCACATCAGCAGGTCCGCGCCGGTGTCGACACTGCCCACCCGTTGCAGGACTTCGCTGAGCAGCCGGGCCACGGGCATCACCGCCGGGCGCCCCAGCCAGTCCGGCACCCCCGGGAGTCCGTTCAGCTCCAGCTTCGTGCCGAAGCGGACCTGCATCCGCCCCGGGGCGGTCGGGGTCGCGTGGAGCATCACATAGAGGCTTCCCGCACCCGCGGGCAGGACCGTCCGTGCCGCGATGGTGGCCAGTCCGATCACCGTGAGCGTGTAGGACTGGTGGAACCCACGCATCATCGTGTTGCGCGCGGTCGCGGTGACCGTGCTGACCGGTTCCCCCGTCACCGGCAGGCCCTCGATGTCGACCTCCTCCAGACCGTGCAGGGCCGGCAGATGGCCCCAGTCGAAGGCGTTCTCGATGACGTCCTGCGGGTGACCGGCGATGTCGAACGTGGCGTGGCTGAACGGCTGCCGGGCGTCCATCGGGAAGAGCGGGACGTCCCACTGCGGGGGCATGCCGAGGGCGTGCCACCACACATAGACCGCGCCGTTGGCCTCGCATACCGGGTACTGCGTGAGCGACGCCTTCGGCGGCGGCTGGTCGTAGCCCGTGCGCACACAGGCACCGGACGGGTCGAACGCGAACCGGTGGAAGGGGCAGACGATGTCCTCGCCCTCGACCGATCCGCCGACGCCGAGATGGGCTCCGAGGTGCGGGCACTGGGGCCGGACCGCCCGCAGCACGCCCTTGGCCGTCCGGTAGAGGACGACCTCGGCGCCCGCGAGCCGCCGGGTGGTGAGGGACCCGGCCCGCAGCTCGTCGCTGAAGGCCAGGCAGAACCACCCGTTCGGGTAGGGCCGTGAGGCAGCGTGCAGGGTGTCGGCCGGCTCCGCGGCGTGCAGGCTGATCTCCCGGGAGCCGAGCAACTGCTTCACCAGGGGCTTGAGGTGAGGCCTCATGAGATCACTTCCCGTGCTTCACCGGGCAGGCGGCGGCGCCCGGCTGGGTGGACGGCTGGACGGAGGCGGACAGCGGTGCGGCGGCGCTCCGTTCCGCGTCGCCGGCGCCGGAGGGCCGCCGCTCGGTGAGCCGCAGGCGCAGTCCCCGTGAACTCAGGCTGGTTTCCACCTTGGGCTGGAACGGCTGGTCGCCGACCGGGGTCAGCTCCCAGCGCTCGACGATGGCGGTCAGCGCCAGGATGGCCTCGGTGAGGGCGAACTGGTCCCCGATGCACTTGCGGGCACCGGCGCCGAACGGGATGTAGGTGGCCCGGTCGGGCTGGGCGTCGAGCCAGCGGTCCGGGTCGAACCGGTCGGGCTCGTCGTAGAGGTCGGCCCGGCGGTGCAGAAGGTAGGGGCTGAGCACGATGGTGCTGCCGCCCTTGAACCGCACGCCGCCCAGTTCGGCGTCCTCCCGGACGACACGGGTCATCATCCAGGCCGGCGGATACAGCCGCAGCGTCTCGGTCACCACCCGGGAGGCCAGGCCGAGCGAGGGCAGATGCGCGGGGTCGAGCTTCTTGCCCGCCAGGACCCGGTCGGTCTCGGCCTTCAGACGGTGCTGGACGTCCGGGTTCGTCGCGAGCAGGTGCAGCGCCCAGGCCAGGGTGATGGCCGTGGTCTCCATGCCGCCGAGGAAGAACGTGAGGGCCTCGTCGGCGAGTTCGGCGTCGTTCAACTGCCGTCGGCCGTCCTCGCTCTCCTCGTCGACCGCGGCGACCAGCGTGGAGAGCAGATCGGCGTGGTCGGTGGGATCGGCCCGCCGCTCGGCGATGATCTCCGCGATGGTGGCGGCCAGCCGGGTGCGGGCGTCGTCGTAGCGCCGCTTCTGCCGGGTCGGCAGGCGCCGCAGCAGGGCCGGCGTCATCATCCGGCGGAAGAACGCGCTCACGATCACCGCGGTGTCGGCCAGGCACCGTTGCATGGTCTCCGCCGGCAGCGCCCCGCTGAACATCGTCTCCATGGTGGCCCGCGTCGTGAGCGTCATCATCTCCTGGGTGACGTCGAGGACGTCGCCGTCCCGCCAGGAGCCCGCCTTGGCCGCGGCCGCCCGCGCGAACACCGCACCGTACCCGGCGAGGCGGGTCGGGTGGAACGAGGGCTGGCACAGCCGGCGCTGCCGCCGGTGCAGGGGGTAGGCGCAGGTGGACAGGCCGTCGCCGATCACCTCGCGGATCCGGTCGTAGATCGGGCCGCCCTTGTCGAAGGTCCGGTCGTTGAGGAACACCTGCCGGGTCAGGTCGGGGTCGCAAATCATCACGGCGGAGCTCGGGCCGAGCCGGACGCGGACCATCTCGCGGTATCCGGACAGCGACATGATGAACGCCAGCGGATCACGGAGCAGCGGCAGCGCGTGGCCCAGCAGCGGCCACGCCCGCGGGGCGAGCGGCACCGACTCGGCCGAGGCCGTACTCGTGTCTGTCATGGGGAACCTCACTTCTTCGTTGAGTGGCCGGCCGACACCGCGGTGACGGGATCGCGGGTGATCTCCAGCAGCGCGGTGGTCCAGCGGAAGCCGAGCCCGAAACTCACGACGAGGACCCGTTCTCCGGCCCGCAGCGTGCCGGAGCGGAACTCCCGGTCGAGCGCGAGCAGGACGTCACACGGTCCGCAGTGGCCGAGGTGCCGGCCGAAGGTCCAGCTGGTGTCGGCGGCCCGCAGGCCCAGCGGCGCACCGCCGAGCAGCAGGTCGAGCACCTCCGACCCGATCGCGATGGGCAGCACACGCGCGATGCCCTCCGGGCGGACGCCGGTCTCCTCGAGGACGGTCTCGACACAGCGGCGCGTGGACTGCCGCAGCGCGTCGATGTACGGCATGAATCCGGTCTCCTCGACGAGGAGCGGCCGGCCGCTGCCGTCGGGCGCCGTCCGGGCCCGGGTCAGCACCTCCAGCTGCGGCTGCGCGGCCTGATCGGTCGCCAGCAGCCGTGCGAAGCCCGTCCCCCGGGTGAGGACGGCGGCGGCGCCGGAGTCGCCGGCCAGATGCCCCATCTCCGAGACGTGGCCCCACCGCTCGGGCCGGAACCGGACACCGGCGGTCACCAGCGCGGCCTTCGCTACCGGTTTGGCGGTGAGGTGTTCGGCCGCGGTGACCAGCGCGGCTCCCCCGCCGTCGCTGGCGGCGCCCAGCTCGATCGCGTTGGTGTCCGGCCCGCCGAGCACCCGCAGCAGATAGGCGGAGGGCGCGTAGTGGTCCTCGTCCTGGAAGTTGGCGTGCACCAGCAGGCTCAGGTCGGCGCCCGTGACGTCCGCGTGGCGCAGTGCCTTCAGGCCGGCGCGGGCGGCCATCTGTGACGGCGTGCTGTCCGTGGAGACGGCGGCCGAGGTGAATCCGTTGAGCGCGACCAGGGAGGGCGGCCCGTTGTCCACCGGCTTGTCCCACGGCTCGTGTTTCTGCCGGATCGGCGGTATCCAGGAACCGGTCCCGGCGATCGTGATGTCCTGCCACAACACTGCTGTCTCCTCGGCTGTCACGAATCGGCTGTCAGGACCCGGCTGTCAGGAACGGACCGGTCGTGGCGCGTCGCCGCGGGGCCGGACGAGTTCTCCGCTGTGGTCCAGGGCGTGTGCGCTGACCCCGGATATCCGGGCCAGCACCCGCCCGTCACCGGTCAGCGCGGTCAGCTCCCCGGTGGCGAAGTCGCAGTGCAGCCTGATGACCGGATGCAGCGCGCTGAGCCGACAGTCGTCGCCCGGCCCACCCAGGTCGACCTCGTCGAGGCCGGCCATCGGCCCGACCAGCGGTGGAAGGTCACCGCGCGGCGGCAGCAGCAACAGGTGCACCATCGCGTCCAGCAGGATCGCCGGTACGGTCATCCCGGCCAGGACCGGAGCCCAGGCGGCGTGGTCCAGACGGAACCTGGCGCTGTTGCCGTCCGGCCCGCGGGCGTAGTCACCGGTGCCGGCGAATGGTCCGGTGAGCGAGATCGGCGGATCCGGGGAGTACACCGGCATCGCGAAGTCGGGCTCGGGTTCGTGGCCGGAGAAGTCGGGTGGTCCGGCGAGCACCGGGAAACGGTCCGCGAGCAGCACCCGCGTCTCGCACAGCAGGTCGTTGAAGCGCAGTACCTTGCCGTTCTTGCCGATCCGGTGTGCCGTGATCCTCACGGCCACCTCGGCGCGGTCGCCCGCACGGCTCACCACCCGGGCCTCCACCGCGACGCTGCGCATCGGCCCGGCGAGCCGGACCGTGATCGACGACCGGCAGACGAGACCGCGGAACCCGGTGACCCGCAGTCCGGGACAGAGGGTGGCCGCCGCCGCGGCCGCCGCCTCCAGGGTGAACGTGCCCGCGAGCGTGTACTCGCCGTTGACCTGGTGATGACGCATCCACCGCCCGTCCCGCTCGGCGAGGGTGCCCGGATCCCAGGTCTTGGTGAACACGGCCCAGTCGTCGCCCCGGTACAGCACGCCGTCGAGCAGCGGCGTGGTCAACTCCGGGTCCGGCGGGGCCGGATCCGGCGCGTCCGGGGCCTCGATCCGCGGTTCGACGCGGGAGCCGTGGGTGCTGATGCCGCGCCGGGCCAGCAGGACGCGTTCCTCCTCCCGGATGAAGAACGCCACTCCGTTCGCCGGCGGCCGGGTCACCGCGGACAGGAACTGCGCACGTCCCTGCGCGGTGCTGATGTAGGCGTCCATCTTGTTGCGTTTGAGGGTCTCCCGCATGGTGACGCTGCTGGCGACGCCGACCTCGCGCCAGCCGCTCCACAGGACCGCGATCTCGTGGCCGCCCGCCGGGCCGTGCCGCTGTGCCCTGGCGCTCGCGTACGCGAGGTACTCGTTGACGGCGCAGTAGTCGATGTCGCCGGGCGCGGGGGCGAGCGTCGCCAGGGTGCTGAAGTTGCACCAGATCCGGGGCGTGTGCCCGGCCAGGGCCCGCTTCAGGTTGCGGTAGCCGGTCGCCTTGGTGGCCCGCACGGCCCGGAAGTCCGTGAGGGTCTTGGCGTGCAGGGCGCGCGAGCGCAGGTCGAGGACGGTGTTGATGAGCAGGTCGATCCGCCCGTGCCGGTCGAGGATCTCGCCGATGACGGCGGTGGTGCGTTCGGCGTCGAGGACGTCGCACACGCGGTGGTGGACCCGGTCCGGGCCGCACAGCTCCGCCAGCCGTCGCACCGTACGGCGCACCTCCAGGCGCGCCTCGGCCTTCTCGTAGGCGACGCGCAGCTCGCGCACGGAGGCGTCGGGACGTCGTCGGCGCTCGGCGGCCATGAACTCGGCCTGCGATGGCAGCGAGTCGTCGGCATCCGGCAGCGGGGTGCGGCCGATGACGTACACAAACGGCCGGTCGGTGCTGTTCGCCACCTCGTGCAGCAGCTCGGGAGTGATCCCCCGGGCGCCACCGAAGGCGACCACGACCGCCCCGGAGGGCAGCGGGACGCCATCGGACGGGGACACGGGGTCGTCGGCCACGGCCAGGGCCAACCAGTCGTCCCCGCGGCAGGCCAGCGTGTGGGTCGGCACCTGGGCTGTGCCCGCCCGCGCCAACTGGTCCAGCGCCGCCGCCGCGTCCACCGCGTCGCTGATCAGGGTCAGCCCGCCGCACTGCGGCACCTCGGCCCGCACGGAGCGGACGAGACCGGTGAACAGCCCGCTCAGCGGGGGCGGCAGATCGTCCGGCACCTCTCCGAGCAGCAGCGCGGCGAGCGAGCCGCCGGAGCGCAGCGCGGGCAGCGCCGCCTGGAGCGTGGTGAAGGCGAGGTCCTGGAGGTCCTCCACCCGGGCGGCCTCGGCCTCCTCGTACCCGCCGTCGTCGACCGGCAGCCGGGACAGCACCCGGATGTGGCGCGGGACGAACGGCAGGCCGGTCAGCGCGCCGGGCGCGTCCTCGGGCGGGACATGGGCGGTGCCCGCGATGCCCGGCCGCGGTGACCAGACGGCGGTGTCCGGGCCGGTGACCACGGCGGCGAGGTCCGGGGCGTCGGTGATGACGACGGTGCCCGGCGGGATCGACGGCGTGGCGGGCTCGGCCGGCGGCGGGCCGGTCGGCACGAGGCGGAAGGTCTGACGGCGGCCGGTGAACTCCTCGGTGTGCTCAGCCCCGTCCTGCTCCGACCCGGCGTGCTCCGACTGGACGGGGGCCGGGTCGGCGTGCCCGGATCCGGTGTGCGCGGGTCCGGTGTGCGCGGACCCGGTGTGCGCGGACCCGGTGCGTTCTGGGTCGGCGCGTTCGGGTTCGGCCTGTTCCGAGCCGGTGAGCGCGTCCCGCAGGCCCGCGGGCGGGGTGAACCGGATCAGCGGCGAGCCGGTGGCGGCAGGCCGGACCACGGTGTCCGTCTCCGTGACGACGGCCTTGAGAACCGTCAGCAGGGCGTCCAGGGAGAGATAGGTGTGTCCGGTGCCGGCCAGTACGGGAAGGGCGTGCGAGGGCGTGACCGGGTGCCGGGGGTCGGCGACGGCGACCTCGGTGGAGAGCGTGCCCAGGACGGGAAGTCCGTGCTCCAGCGCGGTCGAGCGCCGGGTGACCGCCAG contains:
- a CDS encoding xanthine dehydrogenase family protein molybdopterin-binding subunit, whose translation is MLTGPDIHYYGEPVALVVAETFEQARAAAELVEVEYAGGRGRFAFAEHEGEAYVPKTVNAGLPTDTSVGDFDAGFADAAVKVDQHYTTPYGLSLPIEPNACLVAPRDEDLIVYVSSQIVDAAQASIANTLRIDPARVHVFTPFVGGGFGSKLGIHSETILAALAARELDQPVKVALTRQQVFQLVGMRPTSNQRVRLGAERDGRLAAIAHDVTMHTNPDVEYAEQTAATSRSLYAAPHRLTSHRLTPLDLPRGTDVRAPGEEPGLLAVESAMDELADTLGMDPVELRIRNEPTLDPERGVPYSDRHLVECLREGASQFGWEHRPATPASRREGRWLVGYGMAVAIRVHLQGPAAARVRLEADGTAVVQTDMTDIGTGTYTILTQVAAGGLGLPPDRVRIELGRSDNPTSWGSGGSWGAANSSTAVHRACATLREKLLAEAHDDTRSALRGLDPADAVFSEGDVRIGGASEPLSELVARNHPGGVEAEGETRFMGDEPNYTNYSIHTYGAHFAEVGVDADTAEIRLRRMLGVFSVGRLLNPKTARSQLIGGMIWGAGAALEEEAVVDPRSGAFVNRDFAQYLVPVNADIPDVEAVVLDGYDDKANVLGAKGIGEVGICGAGAAVANAVFNATGVRVRDFPITLEKLLPGLPPMEDA
- a CDS encoding class I SAM-dependent methyltransferase, with the translated sequence MDRVSDMPEILAQPADPARVNDYDSFAEAYSAETENSLVNAYYARPAMLALAGDVAGRRVLDAGCGSGPLSAALRERGAVVTGIDASAGMLALARRRLGDDVALHLADLGDPLPFADGEFDDVVASLVLHYLEDWGPTLAEMRRVLRPGGRLIASVDHPFVAYTFQESLPDYFATTSYTFDWALNGQSFPMRFWRKPLHAMTGTFTSAGFRVAVISEPQPDPAARELFPDGFHDLSTKPTFLFFVVEVPPSAAGSDE
- a CDS encoding acyl carrier protein: MAMPSDRAVPEPLGDPGDIETELLHHLELRTGKTWSADADVFGSGGLSSLFAMELVVHLEQTYGIAVRGADLQMDNFRTARSMAALVGRLRRPAVGGSGA
- a CDS encoding aromatic ring-hydroxylating oxygenase subunit alpha, giving the protein MRPHLKPLVKQLLGSREISLHAAEPADTLHAASRPYPNGWFCLAFSDELRAGSLTTRRLAGAEVVLYRTAKGVLRAVRPQCPHLGAHLGVGGSVEGEDIVCPFHRFAFDPSGACVRTGYDQPPPKASLTQYPVCEANGAVYVWWHALGMPPQWDVPLFPMDARQPFSHATFDIAGHPQDVIENAFDWGHLPALHGLEEVDIEGLPVTGEPVSTVTATARNTMMRGFHQSYTLTVIGLATIAARTVLPAGAGSLYVMLHATPTAPGRMQVRFGTKLELNGLPGVPDWLGRPAVMPVARLLSEVLQRVGSVDTGADLLMWHHQEHVARPRLAKGDGPIGRYRQWAQQFYTEPSGDLVPPRPERSEVSRSEE
- a CDS encoding cytochrome P450 — protein: MTDTSTASAESVPLAPRAWPLLGHALPLLRDPLAFIMSLSGYREMVRVRLGPSSAVMICDPDLTRQVFLNDRTFDKGGPIYDRIREVIGDGLSTCAYPLHRRQRRLCQPSFHPTRLAGYGAVFARAAAAKAGSWRDGDVLDVTQEMMTLTTRATMETMFSGALPAETMQRCLADTAVIVSAFFRRMMTPALLRRLPTRQKRRYDDARTRLAATIAEIIAERRADPTDHADLLSTLVAAVDEESEDGRRQLNDAELADEALTFFLGGMETTAITLAWALHLLATNPDVQHRLKAETDRVLAGKKLDPAHLPSLGLASRVVTETLRLYPPAWMMTRVVREDAELGGVRFKGGSTIVLSPYLLHRRADLYDEPDRFDPDRWLDAQPDRATYIPFGAGARKCIGDQFALTEAILALTAIVERWELTPVGDQPFQPKVETSLSSRGLRLRLTERRPSGAGDAERSAAAPLSASVQPSTQPGAAACPVKHGK
- a CDS encoding 3-oxoacyl-[acyl-carrier-protein] synthase III C-terminal domain-containing protein → MTAEETAVLWQDITIAGTGSWIPPIRQKHEPWDKPVDNGPPSLVALNGFTSAAVSTDSTPSQMAARAGLKALRHADVTGADLSLLVHANFQDEDHYAPSAYLLRVLGGPDTNAIELGAASDGGGAALVTAAEHLTAKPVAKAALVTAGVRFRPERWGHVSEMGHLAGDSGAAAVLTRGTGFARLLATDQAAQPQLEVLTRARTAPDGSGRPLLVEETGFMPYIDALRQSTRRCVETVLEETGVRPEGIARVLPIAIGSEVLDLLLGGAPLGLRAADTSWTFGRHLGHCGPCDVLLALDREFRSGTLRAGERVLVVSFGLGFRWTTALLEITRDPVTAVSAGHSTKK